One part of the Archangium lipolyticum genome encodes these proteins:
- a CDS encoding DUF6209 family protein, with translation MSSKLCAFVLPLLIATSAVAETPVIFFPVSGPYTVTGTLRAGQPLTIHYALDRLKKCRATYSGMDTWLIAVEYRFDYGTFQEAYVTNTSGYRREPVPATITAPAGARTLELRFRNWDRGGCVAYDPSSWPIYTFTLQQ, from the coding sequence TTGTCGTCCAAGCTCTGTGCGTTCGTTCTTCCCCTGCTGATCGCCACCTCCGCCGTGGCGGAGACCCCGGTCATCTTCTTCCCGGTGAGCGGTCCCTATACGGTGACCGGCACCCTGCGTGCCGGCCAGCCGCTCACCATCCACTACGCGCTGGACCGGCTGAAGAAGTGCCGCGCGACGTACAGCGGCATGGACACTTGGCTCATCGCCGTCGAGTACCGCTTCGATTACGGCACCTTCCAGGAGGCCTACGTGACCAACACGAGCGGGTACAGGCGCGAGCCCGTTCCGGCCACCATCACCGCTCCGGCCGGTGCACGGACCCTGGAGCTGCGGTTCAGGAACTGGGACCGTGGGGGCTGCGTCGCCTATGACCCGAGTTCCTGGCCCATCTACACGTTCACGCTCCAGCAGTAG
- a CDS encoding galactose-binding domain-containing protein translates to MPDTRWSTLAWKQSLGLVATGLCLLSPGLASAFCVYNDTQTGANSRVLEGDFSKDIPAGDNRCCHWSEKSCNPSGSREAMLRAQLGTGSFTCVVALQAGGYARIQQEDRSHLGLPPNYYCVSYDYNHGLVSQSNHGIGAQTRNVRFLITGDPQYKNGGDNSRADRTLASMINTLRYNSQVRGVVVAGDLTQNSRTRDEFSWYKDAISGYSRFVFDGLGNHDLIKPSVHQKTACDIAGPGGQHCVDPGAIQDDLHDRTRATVLTNRGNPHYSWDWHDVHVVQLNLFPANETAPQFPDYSPKGSLSFLQQDLATYVGFSGRPVVIIQHYGFDDFSKGENGYHEVWWTPEQRLAYWDVISKYNVVAIFSGHDHRSAYDEFRIPFVRPASRTSGPPSIPTFVSGAATTGAFLDVQIDAAKMHITRKDQDGNSSGRYAQVQFPVNMARGKPTAQSSTDWNGSSSRAVDGNLNGHYFQNSITHTRESPMDSQPWWEVDLQSVQQLGTVLIHNRTDCCSARLSNFKLMVSNDRVSWQEYPHPGQASQVTGFEVNRSARYVKVQLNGTGILSLAEVQVFGMP, encoded by the coding sequence ATGCCCGACACGCGCTGGTCGACCCTTGCCTGGAAACAATCCCTGGGCCTCGTCGCCACGGGACTGTGTTTGTTGTCACCAGGGCTCGCCTCGGCGTTCTGCGTCTATAACGATACCCAGACAGGCGCCAATTCGAGGGTCCTCGAAGGAGATTTCAGCAAGGACATCCCGGCTGGGGACAACCGGTGCTGCCATTGGAGCGAGAAATCCTGCAACCCCTCGGGCTCACGCGAGGCCATGCTTCGCGCGCAACTCGGGACGGGCTCCTTCACCTGCGTGGTCGCCCTGCAGGCGGGAGGATATGCGCGCATCCAGCAGGAGGACCGCTCCCACCTGGGCCTTCCTCCCAACTACTACTGCGTGTCCTACGATTACAACCATGGGCTCGTGAGTCAGTCGAACCATGGCATTGGCGCCCAGACGCGGAACGTCCGGTTCCTGATCACGGGCGATCCCCAGTACAAGAACGGCGGTGACAACTCGCGCGCCGACCGGACGTTGGCGTCGATGATCAACACCCTCCGCTACAACTCGCAGGTCCGGGGAGTCGTGGTCGCGGGCGATCTGACCCAGAACTCCCGGACCCGGGATGAGTTCTCCTGGTACAAGGACGCCATCTCCGGATACTCCCGGTTCGTCTTCGACGGTCTGGGCAACCATGACCTGATAAAGCCAAGCGTCCATCAGAAGACCGCGTGCGACATCGCGGGACCCGGCGGCCAGCACTGCGTGGATCCCGGTGCCATCCAGGATGACCTCCACGACCGCACGCGGGCCACGGTCCTGACGAACCGGGGAAACCCCCACTACTCCTGGGACTGGCACGACGTCCACGTCGTCCAGCTCAACCTCTTCCCCGCCAACGAGACGGCGCCCCAATTCCCCGACTACTCGCCCAAGGGCAGCCTGTCCTTCCTCCAGCAGGATCTCGCCACCTACGTGGGCTTCTCGGGCCGGCCCGTGGTGATCATCCAGCACTACGGGTTCGATGACTTCTCCAAGGGCGAGAATGGCTACCACGAGGTGTGGTGGACACCCGAGCAACGCCTCGCCTATTGGGATGTCATCTCGAAGTACAACGTCGTCGCGATCTTCTCCGGACACGATCACCGGTCGGCCTACGACGAGTTCCGGATCCCCTTCGTCCGGCCCGCGAGCCGGACCTCTGGACCTCCGAGCATCCCCACCTTCGTGTCTGGCGCGGCCACGACGGGAGCGTTCCTGGACGTGCAGATCGACGCAGCCAAGATGCACATCACCCGGAAGGACCAGGACGGCAACTCCTCGGGCCGGTACGCCCAGGTTCAATTCCCGGTCAACATGGCGCGCGGCAAGCCCACGGCGCAGTCCTCCACCGACTGGAATGGCAGCTCCTCCCGGGCGGTGGATGGCAACCTCAACGGTCATTACTTCCAGAATTCCATCACCCACACCCGTGAGTCCCCCATGGACTCCCAGCCGTGGTGGGAAGTGGACCTGCAAAGCGTGCAGCAGCTCGGGACCGTGCTCATCCACAACCGCACGGATTGCTGCTCGGCGCGGCTCTCCAACTTCAAGCTGATGGTGTCCAACGACAGGGTGTCCTGGCAGGAGTACCCCCATCCCGGGCAGGCCAGCCAGGTGACGGGCTTCGAGGTAAACCGCTCCGCCCGGTACGTGAAGGT
- a CDS encoding RNA polymerase sigma factor yields MSRTDSQQIASLFDQHGPRVYRRALRLLGNPADAEEATQEIFIRALRAAQGFRQQSQMTTWLYQITTHYCLNLIRDRSRRAELHAEHVAPLVDGTDRPDPAHPDDLLLLRRLLSTADERQAAAAVYVFLDGMSHEEAAEVLGVSKRTVGNLLERFQAWAGTQVSQGSASPAITASPPPEPKRSGFLGFGRRRP; encoded by the coding sequence GTGAGCCGAACCGACTCACAGCAGATTGCCTCGCTCTTCGACCAACACGGCCCCCGTGTGTACCGCCGCGCCCTGCGCTTGCTGGGCAACCCCGCCGATGCCGAGGAGGCGACGCAGGAGATCTTCATCCGCGCCCTCCGCGCCGCCCAGGGCTTCCGGCAGCAGAGCCAGATGACGACCTGGCTGTATCAGATCACCACCCACTACTGCCTGAACCTCATCCGGGACCGTTCGCGGCGCGCCGAGCTCCATGCGGAGCACGTGGCACCCCTGGTGGATGGCACCGACAGGCCCGACCCGGCGCACCCCGATGACCTGCTGCTCCTGCGGCGGCTGCTCTCGACCGCGGATGAACGCCAGGCCGCCGCCGCCGTGTACGTCTTCCTTGACGGCATGTCGCACGAGGAGGCCGCCGAGGTGCTCGGCGTGTCCAAGCGCACGGTGGGCAATCTGCTCGAACGGTTCCAGGCCTGGGCGGGGACCCAGGTGTCGCAGGGGTCCGCGTCACCCGCCATCACGGCCAGCCCGCCCCCGGAGCCCAAGCGGTCCGGTTTCCTGGGATTTGGAAGGAGGCGGCCATGA
- a CDS encoding AAA family ATPase: MSVRELWIAGYRSVHSLRFPLAPVTVVVGPNGCGKTNVYRALQLLHVAAEGTLSRMLAEEGGMPSVLWAGPRKKGDAARLTVGARLDDLAYELSCGLVPPPEGPFALDPDVKEETVWLHEGKRRHVVAERRSRSVFARDADGNRTTFAAELWGNESVLAQIAEPHRFPLLSALRAELLRWRFYHHFRTDPASPLRHAQVGVRTPALAHDGRDLAAALMTIDDIGDDRGLHAAVESAFPGSRLQLDSEDGRFSFRMSMPGLQRPLEAAELSDGTLRYLCLLAALLSPRPPPFLALNEPETSLHPSLLQPLARLIASASRRGQVFVTTHARELATALEEHAGAAVLPLTKEGGATELAE, translated from the coding sequence ATGTCCGTCCGAGAGCTGTGGATCGCCGGGTACCGCTCGGTCCATTCGCTGCGCTTCCCGCTCGCCCCGGTGACGGTGGTGGTGGGCCCCAACGGGTGCGGGAAGACGAACGTCTACCGCGCGCTGCAACTGCTGCACGTGGCCGCCGAGGGGACGCTGTCGCGCATGCTGGCCGAGGAGGGCGGGATGCCGTCCGTGCTCTGGGCGGGCCCGCGCAAGAAGGGGGACGCGGCGCGCCTCACCGTGGGCGCGCGGCTGGACGACCTGGCCTACGAGCTGTCCTGCGGGCTGGTGCCTCCCCCGGAAGGGCCCTTCGCGTTGGATCCGGACGTGAAGGAGGAGACGGTGTGGCTCCACGAGGGCAAGCGTCGGCACGTGGTGGCCGAGCGCCGCTCCCGGAGCGTCTTCGCGCGCGACGCGGACGGGAACCGCACCACCTTCGCCGCCGAGCTGTGGGGCAACGAGTCCGTGCTGGCGCAGATAGCGGAGCCGCACCGCTTCCCGCTGCTGAGCGCGCTGCGGGCGGAGCTGCTCCGCTGGCGCTTCTACCACCACTTCCGGACCGACCCGGCATCGCCCCTCCGCCACGCGCAGGTGGGCGTGCGGACGCCCGCGCTCGCGCACGATGGGAGGGATCTGGCGGCGGCGCTGATGACCATCGACGACATCGGTGATGACCGGGGACTGCACGCGGCCGTGGAGAGCGCCTTCCCCGGCTCGAGATTGCAGCTCGACAGCGAGGACGGGCGCTTCTCCTTCCGCATGAGCATGCCCGGACTGCAACGCCCGCTGGAGGCGGCGGAGCTGTCCGACGGGACGCTGCGCTACCTGTGCCTGCTCGCCGCCCTGCTCTCTCCGCGCCCTCCGCCCTTCCTGGCCCTCAACGAGCCGGAGACCAGCCTGCACCCGTCACTGCTGCAACCGCTGGCGCGGCTCATCGCCAGCGCGAGCCGCCGGGGGCAGGTGTTCGTCACCACGCATGCCCGCGAGCTCGCCACCGCGCTGGAGGAGCACGCGGGAGCGGCCGTCCTCCCGCTGACCAAGGAGGGAGGAGCCACGGAGCTCGCGGAGTGA
- the fusA gene encoding elongation factor G — protein sequence MSRTTRIERYRNIGIMAHIDAGKTTLTERILFFTGRIHAMGEVHTGSTEMDWMPQEKQRGITITSAATTAAWKPMRGPFAGTEHRINILDTPGHVDFTIEVERSLRVLDGAVAVFDASQGVEPQSETVWHQADRHGVPRIAFLNKMDKVGADFAMCVRSIQQRLDANPVPVQLPIGAGPDFRGLVDLPRMRALFFDAETGAPTEGEVPAELLAEAEALRLRLIEACAEVDGTVLEKYVEGRLADLTGEELERALRAGTLQRRLVPVLCGAAFKNKGVQMLLDGIVNYLPAPPDLPAVEGETPDTRVRVTRPANAEEPLCALVFKLMHDKAVGSIVFLRVYSGTLRTGMAVLNTRQQRRERVGRLMFMHANKREEVDEVHAGDICAVLNLKGVRTGDTLCAPEAPVVLESLHCPEPVIQLAVESRSRADQQKMEDGLARLSSEDPSLRVEVDPETGQRLLSGMGELHLEIIVDRLRTEYGVEARVGQPKVAWRETLRQKVRQEYRHVRQTGGPGQYAHVVLEVAPAPRGSGLVFVDDTHGGVIPKELVPAIEKGVAGAMQRGVLAGYPVVDVEVHLVDGSTHVRDSTPQAFTMAGSLAFQEAARRAGMVLLEPVMDVEVTTPEEFLGDVLGDLSARRGRVRGMEGGGTVRRVSALVPMAHLFGYVTSLRGRTQGRATATLRLATYEPVPDTLRDSLLAEARQ from the coding sequence ATGTCTCGCACCACTCGAATCGAGCGCTACCGCAACATCGGCATCATGGCCCACATCGACGCGGGCAAGACCACGCTGACCGAGCGCATCCTCTTCTTCACCGGACGCATCCACGCCATGGGCGAGGTGCACACCGGCTCCACGGAGATGGACTGGATGCCGCAGGAGAAGCAGCGCGGCATCACCATCACCTCGGCGGCCACCACCGCCGCCTGGAAGCCGATGCGCGGGCCCTTCGCGGGCACCGAGCACCGCATCAACATCCTGGACACGCCGGGACACGTGGACTTCACCATCGAGGTGGAGCGCTCCCTGCGCGTCCTGGATGGAGCGGTGGCGGTGTTCGACGCCAGCCAGGGCGTGGAGCCGCAGTCCGAGACGGTGTGGCACCAGGCCGACCGGCATGGCGTGCCGCGCATCGCCTTCCTCAACAAGATGGACAAGGTGGGCGCGGACTTCGCCATGTGCGTGCGGTCCATCCAGCAGCGGCTGGACGCCAACCCCGTGCCGGTGCAGCTGCCCATCGGGGCGGGCCCTGACTTCCGCGGGCTCGTGGACCTGCCGCGCATGCGGGCCCTCTTCTTCGACGCGGAGACGGGGGCACCCACCGAGGGAGAGGTGCCCGCGGAGCTGCTCGCGGAGGCGGAGGCGCTGCGCCTGCGCCTCATCGAGGCCTGCGCGGAGGTGGATGGCACCGTGCTGGAGAAATACGTGGAGGGACGCCTGGCGGACCTCACCGGGGAGGAACTGGAGCGCGCGCTGCGCGCGGGCACCCTCCAGCGGCGGCTGGTGCCGGTGCTGTGCGGGGCGGCTTTCAAGAACAAGGGTGTGCAGATGCTGCTGGATGGAATCGTCAACTACCTGCCCGCTCCGCCGGACCTGCCGGCGGTCGAGGGCGAGACCCCGGACACCCGGGTGCGCGTCACCCGTCCGGCCAACGCGGAGGAGCCGCTGTGCGCGCTCGTCTTCAAGCTCATGCACGACAAGGCCGTGGGGAGCATCGTGTTCCTGCGCGTCTACTCGGGCACCCTGCGCACGGGCATGGCCGTGCTCAACACCCGCCAGCAGCGCCGCGAGCGCGTGGGACGGCTCATGTTCATGCATGCCAACAAGCGCGAGGAGGTGGACGAGGTGCACGCCGGCGACATCTGCGCGGTGCTCAACCTCAAGGGGGTGCGCACCGGCGACACGCTGTGCGCGCCGGAGGCGCCCGTGGTGTTGGAGTCGCTCCACTGCCCCGAGCCCGTCATCCAGCTCGCCGTCGAGTCGCGCTCTCGGGCGGACCAGCAGAAGATGGAGGATGGACTGGCGAGGCTCTCCTCGGAGGATCCGTCCCTGCGCGTGGAGGTGGACCCGGAGACCGGACAGCGGTTGCTGTCCGGCATGGGAGAGCTGCACCTGGAGATCATCGTGGACCGGCTGAGAACCGAGTACGGAGTGGAGGCACGCGTGGGCCAGCCGAAGGTGGCCTGGCGCGAGACGCTGCGCCAGAAGGTGCGCCAGGAGTACCGCCACGTCCGGCAGACCGGAGGGCCGGGACAGTACGCCCATGTGGTGCTGGAGGTGGCTCCGGCACCGCGCGGCTCGGGGCTCGTCTTCGTGGATGACACGCACGGCGGCGTCATCCCGAAGGAGCTCGTCCCGGCCATCGAGAAGGGCGTGGCCGGCGCCATGCAGCGGGGCGTGCTAGCGGGCTACCCGGTGGTGGACGTGGAGGTGCACCTGGTGGACGGAAGCACGCACGTGCGTGACTCCACGCCCCAGGCGTTCACGATGGCCGGCTCACTGGCCTTCCAGGAGGCAGCGCGCCGCGCGGGCATGGTGTTGCTGGAGCCCGTGATGGACGTGGAGGTCACCACGCCGGAGGAGTTCCTGGGCGACGTGCTCGGGGACCTGTCGGCGAGGCGCGGGCGGGTGCGGGGGATGGAGGGCGGTGGCACGGTGCGGCGCGTCTCCGCGCTGGTGCCCATGGCGCACCTCTTCGGCTACGTGACGAGCCTGCGTGGCCGGACCCAGGGACGCGCCACGGCCACCCTGCGCCTGGCCACCTACGAGCCGGTCCCCGACACCCTGCGGGACTCGCTGCTCGCGGAGGCGCGTCAGTAG
- a CDS encoding anti-sigma factor family protein has product MNPPDFDALRTGRPDCPSDFTLDRLHAGELPKEHALTAERHVAGCAECGARMAERRAGFGSIEGVDPRAMLARIRTGLDRPAPLPERLLGWLRQRSAPLAAAAATAVVLLVVSSQQLRPPENRAKGSLALHVFRFEGDHSEEMVSGGAFSPGDRLRFLVDLPAEGHVTVLGVESSGALYTAWPLEPGARTRFAAGTGIELSGAVSLDAKPGRETLYLVHCPLEVGPPHCTSQGAIAAPMCPAGCVTTPFIMVKRP; this is encoded by the coding sequence ATGAATCCGCCCGACTTTGATGCCCTGAGGACGGGGCGCCCGGACTGTCCGTCCGACTTTACGCTGGATCGGCTCCACGCCGGTGAGCTCCCCAAGGAGCACGCCCTGACGGCCGAGCGTCACGTGGCGGGTTGCGCGGAGTGTGGCGCCCGCATGGCGGAGCGCCGGGCCGGCTTCGGTTCCATCGAGGGGGTGGACCCGCGCGCGATGCTGGCGCGCATCCGGACCGGACTCGACAGACCCGCCCCACTCCCCGAGCGGCTCCTCGGTTGGCTGCGCCAGCGGAGTGCTCCGCTCGCGGCGGCCGCCGCCACGGCCGTCGTGCTCCTGGTGGTCAGCAGCCAGCAGCTGCGGCCTCCGGAGAATCGCGCGAAGGGCTCCCTCGCGCTGCACGTGTTCCGGTTCGAGGGCGACCACTCGGAGGAGATGGTCAGCGGTGGCGCGTTCTCTCCAGGAGATCGGCTCCGCTTCCTCGTCGACCTGCCGGCGGAGGGTCATGTGACGGTGCTCGGCGTCGAGTCGTCCGGGGCCCTCTATACCGCGTGGCCCCTCGAGCCCGGGGCGCGGACGCGCTTCGCCGCGGGCACGGGCATCGAGCTCTCCGGCGCGGTGTCGCTCGACGCGAAGCCGGGCCGCGAGACCCTCTACCTCGTGCACTGTCCGCTCGAGGTGGGCCCGCCGCACTGCACCTCCCAGGGCGCCATCGCCGCGCCCATGTGCCCCGCCGGTTGCGTGACCACGCCGTTCATCATGGTGAAGCGGCCATGA
- a CDS encoding polyphosphate kinase 2 family protein, translated as MDFTIDKQGEKVRLDAIPTEPPKNTDRDEAKRELETIGEELFDLQDLLWGAKMNSVLIVLQGRDTAGKDGTIKGVAGFLNPRGVTVTSFGVPSEEEREHDFLWRIHRHTPRKGELAIFNRSHYEDVLVVRVNKLVPEALWKERYGHIRDFEELLVEHGTIVLKFFLHISREEQEKRLLSREKEPRKAWKINAGDWEDREHWDDYTKAYEEALSRTASKQAPWTIVPGDTKWYRNLVVARAVVEALRPYRDTWQKKLDEIGVSKKAELEAWRKGR; from the coding sequence ATGGACTTCACCATCGACAAGCAGGGCGAGAAGGTCAGGCTCGACGCCATTCCCACGGAGCCCCCGAAGAATACGGATCGGGACGAGGCGAAGCGGGAGCTGGAGACGATCGGCGAGGAGCTCTTCGACCTGCAGGATCTGCTGTGGGGCGCGAAGATGAACTCCGTACTCATCGTGCTCCAGGGCCGCGACACGGCCGGGAAGGACGGCACCATCAAGGGGGTGGCGGGTTTTCTCAACCCCCGAGGTGTCACCGTCACCTCCTTCGGAGTCCCCAGCGAGGAGGAGCGGGAGCACGACTTCCTCTGGCGCATCCACCGTCACACCCCGCGCAAGGGTGAGCTCGCCATTTTCAATCGCTCACATTATGAGGACGTACTCGTCGTGCGCGTGAACAAGCTCGTTCCGGAGGCCCTCTGGAAGGAGCGCTACGGCCACATCCGCGACTTCGAGGAGCTGCTCGTCGAGCACGGCACCATCGTCCTCAAGTTCTTCCTCCACATCAGCCGGGAGGAGCAGGAGAAGCGCCTGCTGTCGCGGGAGAAGGAGCCGCGCAAGGCGTGGAAGATCAACGCCGGGGACTGGGAGGACCGGGAGCACTGGGACGACTACACGAAGGCGTACGAGGAGGCCCTCTCACGCACGGCCAGCAAGCAGGCGCCGTGGACGATCGTCCCCGGGGACACGAAGTGGTACCGCAACCTCGTGGTGGCGCGCGCGGTGGTCGAGGCGCTGCGGCCCTACCGTGACACCTGGCAGAAGAAGCTGGACGAGATAGGCGTGAGCAAGAAGGCGGAGCTGGAGGCCTGGCGCAAGGGCAGGTAG
- a CDS encoding caspase family protein, which translates to MSLGRGGLLCLVLAVLASFPARALPEHTWVVAIGHNDGAPNEVSLLYAEQDARALSNVLREHGGVSSRRILLLLGEDAATVRRALLDVNAAIRGQAGGGHPTALVVFYSGHADAVSLHLGGTELPLEELKSLVQGSPAGVRLLVLDACRSGTVTRVKGVNAAESFDISLRNEVATEGLAIITSSGASEASQESDRLGGSFFTHHLVNALRGAADEDDDGKVTLTEAYGYTYAQTLRSSGQTVALQHPTYSWEVKGRGELVLSVPAAPRGRSGRLRLGEAALYLIMEGRQGGPVVAEASPQGQRRELSLPAGNYFVQQRKADEYREYQVSLAAGAVVELARLPFETVRYDRLVRRRGGSKPYTQHLSLLGGARGQMLVGEGITPQFQLGYGLDFEWGSIGARLRGMTVQGPGSDGVLVRRHEELGLGLTLLRFVDLKPVSVAFGLFVEGVFHRQVFDSDRLVTNRRALGAGVGGILLVERYVGAGVSLRLEGGPVSGLFPHAVVDGGEEVDRELLTPLTWWGTGGLVWRW; encoded by the coding sequence ATGAGCCTCGGGAGGGGGGGGCTCCTGTGTCTCGTCCTCGCGGTGCTCGCTTCCTTCCCGGCCCGGGCGCTCCCCGAGCACACCTGGGTGGTGGCCATCGGTCACAACGACGGCGCCCCCAACGAGGTGAGCCTGCTGTACGCGGAGCAGGACGCTCGGGCCCTCTCCAACGTCCTGCGTGAGCACGGAGGCGTCTCGTCACGGCGCATCCTGCTGCTGCTCGGAGAGGACGCGGCCACGGTGCGGCGCGCGCTCCTGGATGTGAACGCCGCCATCCGCGGCCAGGCGGGGGGAGGGCATCCCACCGCGCTCGTGGTCTTCTACTCGGGCCATGCCGACGCGGTCTCGCTCCATCTCGGCGGCACCGAGCTGCCGCTCGAGGAGCTGAAGTCGCTGGTCCAGGGCTCGCCCGCGGGCGTGCGCCTGCTCGTGCTCGATGCGTGCCGCTCGGGGACGGTGACGCGCGTGAAGGGCGTCAACGCCGCGGAGAGCTTCGACATCTCCCTGCGCAACGAGGTGGCCACCGAGGGCCTGGCCATCATCACCTCGAGCGGTGCGAGCGAGGCGAGCCAGGAGTCCGATCGGCTCGGTGGCTCGTTCTTCACCCACCACCTGGTGAACGCGCTGCGCGGCGCGGCCGATGAGGATGACGACGGCAAGGTGACGCTCACCGAGGCCTATGGCTACACCTATGCGCAGACGCTCCGCTCGAGCGGGCAGACGGTGGCGCTGCAGCACCCGACCTACTCCTGGGAGGTGAAGGGGCGCGGCGAGCTCGTGCTGTCGGTACCGGCCGCGCCTCGGGGGCGCTCGGGCCGGCTGCGGCTCGGAGAGGCCGCGCTCTACCTCATCATGGAGGGGCGGCAAGGGGGACCGGTGGTGGCGGAGGCCTCACCGCAAGGCCAGCGGCGGGAGCTGTCCCTGCCCGCGGGCAACTACTTCGTTCAGCAGCGCAAGGCCGACGAATACCGCGAGTACCAGGTGTCCCTCGCCGCGGGCGCCGTGGTGGAGCTCGCCCGTCTGCCTTTCGAGACCGTCCGCTATGACCGGCTCGTGCGCCGCCGTGGCGGTTCGAAGCCCTATACGCAGCACCTCAGCCTCCTCGGTGGCGCCCGGGGGCAGATGCTCGTGGGCGAGGGCATCACTCCCCAGTTCCAGCTCGGCTATGGCCTCGACTTCGAGTGGGGCTCCATCGGCGCGCGGCTGCGCGGAATGACGGTCCAGGGCCCCGGCTCCGATGGGGTGCTGGTGCGCCGCCACGAGGAGCTCGGGCTGGGGCTGACCCTGCTGCGCTTCGTCGACCTCAAGCCCGTGAGCGTGGCGTTCGGGCTCTTCGTCGAGGGCGTGTTCCACCGGCAGGTCTTCGATTCGGACCGGCTCGTCACGAACCGGCGGGCCCTGGGCGCGGGCGTTGGCGGCATCCTGCTGGTGGAGCGATATGTCGGCGCGGGTGTGTCCCTGCGCCTCGAGGGCGGGCCGGTGAGCGGACTCTTCCCGCATGCCGTGGTCGATGGCGGGGAGGAAGTGGACCGCGAGCTGCTGACTCCCCTCACCTGGTGGGGCACGGGAGGACTCGTATGGCGCTGGTGA
- a CDS encoding trigger factor produces the protein MAQSKKGGNTKAGGEKAAGSKPPSSGKSAGPAKVVLMAEQLPVAPSVSSGPVPLPEVKAPSTEGIEVTVPAPPPLSEDALIRRFHELARSLAEVRERQPGEEVVLGDDVQLDILGYSNGQLIPFSIRVDYWMELAPQEMLPGFADAIAGSAVGDSLKIDLVLPGNYPVESLRGMPATFLVDLVGAREVKMPDTDSDEFLRQLGRGNTHEEVMESIANELLDEQADVLWLDAQNMVLDELASRTQVELPPALVDEEIRRRWTAAEGPVMEEKEFSPEERQEALDVWMKDPATRADVERRLRISLALKAVAAKEKLELRPEKAFEVLEDSAAAFGLTSAQLREALVDPAAASQLQNVAWHLMVVEHVMDKAKVHFEGA, from the coding sequence GTGGCACAGAGCAAGAAGGGTGGTAACACGAAGGCCGGCGGCGAGAAGGCCGCTGGCTCGAAGCCCCCCAGCAGTGGCAAGTCCGCGGGTCCCGCCAAGGTGGTCCTGATGGCGGAACAGCTTCCCGTCGCCCCCTCCGTGAGCAGCGGCCCCGTGCCGCTGCCCGAGGTGAAGGCGCCTTCGACGGAGGGCATCGAGGTCACCGTGCCCGCTCCGCCGCCGCTCAGCGAAGATGCGCTCATCCGCCGCTTCCATGAGCTGGCGCGCTCCCTCGCCGAGGTCCGGGAGCGGCAGCCGGGCGAGGAGGTGGTGCTGGGCGATGACGTGCAGCTCGACATCCTCGGCTATTCCAACGGCCAGCTCATCCCCTTCAGCATCCGCGTCGACTACTGGATGGAGCTGGCACCCCAGGAGATGCTCCCCGGCTTCGCCGACGCCATCGCGGGCTCGGCCGTGGGCGACAGCCTGAAGATCGATCTGGTGCTGCCCGGCAACTACCCGGTGGAGTCGCTGCGCGGAATGCCGGCGACCTTCCTGGTGGACCTGGTGGGGGCCCGTGAAGTGAAGATGCCCGACACCGACTCGGACGAGTTCCTGCGCCAGCTGGGCCGCGGGAACACGCACGAGGAGGTGATGGAGTCCATCGCCAACGAGCTGCTCGACGAGCAGGCCGACGTGCTGTGGCTGGATGCCCAGAACATGGTGCTGGACGAGCTGGCCTCCCGGACCCAGGTGGAGCTCCCCCCTGCCCTCGTCGACGAGGAGATCCGCCGCCGCTGGACGGCCGCGGAGGGACCGGTGATGGAGGAGAAGGAGTTCTCGCCCGAGGAGAGGCAGGAAGCGCTGGACGTGTGGATGAAGGATCCAGCCACGCGGGCGGACGTGGAGCGGCGCCTGCGCATCTCCCTGGCGTTGAAGGCCGTAGCGGCGAAGGAGAAGCTGGAGCTGAGGCCCGAGAAGGCCTTCGAGGTGCTCGAGGACTCGGCGGCCGCCTTCGGGCTGACGTCGGCGCAGCTGCGCGAGGCCCTGGTGGACCCGGCGGCGGCGAGCCAGCTGCAGAACGTGGCCTGGCACCTGATGGTCGTCGAGCACGTGATGGACAAGGCCAAGGTCCACTTCGAAGGCGCCTGA